The Aquila chrysaetos chrysaetos unplaced genomic scaffold, bAquChr1.4, whole genome shotgun sequence genome has a segment encoding these proteins:
- the CUNH2orf81 gene encoding uncharacterized protein C2orf81 homolog isoform X1 — MRRRGSCKGCRVSLQKMTPRERAATSKLRGKKSQLPAVAAAQADVIPGRLPEAEWLSLLRAEQVDRDAGDILAELLGRVMDECTKADVARQTVAFTVGQARDALLQIVQWRFLARDEGETDPEGDGNWQEDEEPEPCAMDSWAQGSVPVLRVHLSPGEGEVSSVQAPCQHGGQDYAMADEAGAPPVQTLCPGQVTSTSTVLPMPGPSCPELLPGEAAIAPRLPEGKPPRTQPAPLCPARPPAPLCPARPPAPCLPPSPAEPLGQPEQGRHPPRTSHGDMEGSGAAVVRSRMTPLPPPSCTSLVSIRSGRPLRSTGAKQEGSGTVLGVPKRGPSSRPQRWIRPQVEVLDPGAETKPPACLQGAGWRCRGRELGSSRLPRGLATAGRGRLQLPPLASPQLPSPMPRQLSSLLDSARLAPGVTVRRDGSVKRGLCIPAHDEEEEEETEEAKRDLRPICPTVPFPAIAARQVTDEGEC; from the exons ATGCGGAGACGTGGGAGCTGCAAGGGCTGTCGTGTCTCCCTGCAGAAAATGACCCCCCGGGAGCGGGCGGCCACCTCCAAGTTGCGTGGCAAGAAGTCCCAGCTGCCCGCCGTCGCCGCTGCCCAAGCCGATGTCATCCCTGGGCGCCTGCCCGAGGCAGAATGGCTTTCCCTGCTCAGGGCTGAACAGGTGGACAGGGACGCTGGGGACATCCTCGCAGAGCTCTTGGGCCGCGTGATGGACGAGTGCACCAAAGCCGATGTGGCTCGGCAG ACTGTGGCCTTCACCGTGGGCCAGGCACGGGATGCCCTCCTGCAGATCGTCCAGTGGCGCTTCCTGGCACGGGACGAGGGGGAGACGGACCCCGAGGGAGATGGCAACTGGCAGGAGGACGAGGAGCCCGAGCCCTGCGCCATGGACTCCTGGGCGCAGGGCTCCGTTCCCGTCCTGCGCGTCCATCTGTCCCCTGGTGAGGGAGAG GTCTCCAGCGTGCAGGCTCCATGCCAGCACGGAGGGCAGGACTACGCCATGGCAGATGAGGCTGGAGCTCCCCCCGTGCAGACCCTGTGTCCCGGCCAGgtcaccagcaccagcaccgtCCTGCCCATGCCAGGGCCGTCCTGCCCGGAGCTGCTGCCGGGCGAGGCAGCCATTGCTCCCCGTCTCCCTGAGGGAAAACCTCCCCGCACCCAGCCAGCCCCGCTCTGCCCGGCCAGGCCACCAGCCCCGCTCTGCCCGGCCAGGCCACCagccccctgcctgcccccaaGCCCGGCCGAGCCCCTGGGGCAGCCGGAGCAGGGACGGCATCCGCCACGGACCTCCCATGGGGACATGGAGGGGAGCGGTGCAGCGGTGGTCAGGAGCCGCATGACGCCGCTGCCGCCTCCCTCCTGCACCAGCCTGGTATCAATCCGGTCAGGGAGGCCCCTGCGCAGCACGGGAGCGAAGCAAGAGGGGTCTGGCACCGTCCTGGGGGTCCCCAAGCGGGGTCCCAGCAGCCGGCCTCAGCGCTGGATCAGGCCCCAGGTGGAGGTGCTGGACCCGGGCGCGGAGACCAAGCCGCCGGCATGTCTCCAGGGTGCCGGCTGGCGCTGCCGGGGACGGGAGCTGGGCAGCTCGCGGCTGCCCCGGGGGCTGGCCACTGCAGGGAGGGGACGGCTCCAGCTACCCCCCCTGGCATCCCcgcagctccccagccccatgccCCGGCAGCTCAGCTCCTTGCTGGACTCCGCTCGGCTGGCTCCCGGTGTGACCGTCAGACGGGACGGCAGCGTGAAGCGCGGGCTCTGCATCCCTGCACAcgatgaggaggaggaggaggagacggaggaggCCAAGCGGGACCTGAGACCCATCTGCCCCACTGTGCCCTTCCCGGCCATTGCGGCCAGGCAGGTCACGGACGAGGGCGAGTGTTGA
- the CUNH2orf81 gene encoding uncharacterized protein C2orf81 homolog isoform X2 encodes MAEKMTPRERAATSKLRGKKSQLPAVAAAQADVIPGRLPEAEWLSLLRAEQVDRDAGDILAELLGRVMDECTKADVARQTVAFTVGQARDALLQIVQWRFLARDEGETDPEGDGNWQEDEEPEPCAMDSWAQGSVPVLRVHLSPGEGEVSSVQAPCQHGGQDYAMADEAGAPPVQTLCPGQVTSTSTVLPMPGPSCPELLPGEAAIAPRLPEGKPPRTQPAPLCPARPPAPLCPARPPAPCLPPSPAEPLGQPEQGRHPPRTSHGDMEGSGAAVVRSRMTPLPPPSCTSLVSIRSGRPLRSTGAKQEGSGTVLGVPKRGPSSRPQRWIRPQVEVLDPGAETKPPACLQGAGWRCRGRELGSSRLPRGLATAGRGRLQLPPLASPQLPSPMPRQLSSLLDSARLAPGVTVRRDGSVKRGLCIPAHDEEEEEETEEAKRDLRPICPTVPFPAIAARQVTDEGEC; translated from the exons atggcCGAG AAAATGACCCCCCGGGAGCGGGCGGCCACCTCCAAGTTGCGTGGCAAGAAGTCCCAGCTGCCCGCCGTCGCCGCTGCCCAAGCCGATGTCATCCCTGGGCGCCTGCCCGAGGCAGAATGGCTTTCCCTGCTCAGGGCTGAACAGGTGGACAGGGACGCTGGGGACATCCTCGCAGAGCTCTTGGGCCGCGTGATGGACGAGTGCACCAAAGCCGATGTGGCTCGGCAG ACTGTGGCCTTCACCGTGGGCCAGGCACGGGATGCCCTCCTGCAGATCGTCCAGTGGCGCTTCCTGGCACGGGACGAGGGGGAGACGGACCCCGAGGGAGATGGCAACTGGCAGGAGGACGAGGAGCCCGAGCCCTGCGCCATGGACTCCTGGGCGCAGGGCTCCGTTCCCGTCCTGCGCGTCCATCTGTCCCCTGGTGAGGGAGAG GTCTCCAGCGTGCAGGCTCCATGCCAGCACGGAGGGCAGGACTACGCCATGGCAGATGAGGCTGGAGCTCCCCCCGTGCAGACCCTGTGTCCCGGCCAGgtcaccagcaccagcaccgtCCTGCCCATGCCAGGGCCGTCCTGCCCGGAGCTGCTGCCGGGCGAGGCAGCCATTGCTCCCCGTCTCCCTGAGGGAAAACCTCCCCGCACCCAGCCAGCCCCGCTCTGCCCGGCCAGGCCACCAGCCCCGCTCTGCCCGGCCAGGCCACCagccccctgcctgcccccaaGCCCGGCCGAGCCCCTGGGGCAGCCGGAGCAGGGACGGCATCCGCCACGGACCTCCCATGGGGACATGGAGGGGAGCGGTGCAGCGGTGGTCAGGAGCCGCATGACGCCGCTGCCGCCTCCCTCCTGCACCAGCCTGGTATCAATCCGGTCAGGGAGGCCCCTGCGCAGCACGGGAGCGAAGCAAGAGGGGTCTGGCACCGTCCTGGGGGTCCCCAAGCGGGGTCCCAGCAGCCGGCCTCAGCGCTGGATCAGGCCCCAGGTGGAGGTGCTGGACCCGGGCGCGGAGACCAAGCCGCCGGCATGTCTCCAGGGTGCCGGCTGGCGCTGCCGGGGACGGGAGCTGGGCAGCTCGCGGCTGCCCCGGGGGCTGGCCACTGCAGGGAGGGGACGGCTCCAGCTACCCCCCCTGGCATCCCcgcagctccccagccccatgccCCGGCAGCTCAGCTCCTTGCTGGACTCCGCTCGGCTGGCTCCCGGTGTGACCGTCAGACGGGACGGCAGCGTGAAGCGCGGGCTCTGCATCCCTGCACAcgatgaggaggaggaggaggagacggaggaggCCAAGCGGGACCTGAGACCCATCTGCCCCACTGTGCCCTTCCCGGCCATTGCGGCCAGGCAGGTCACGGACGAGGGCGAGTGTTGA